From Peromyscus eremicus chromosome 3, PerEre_H2_v1, whole genome shotgun sequence, one genomic window encodes:
- the LOC131905652 gene encoding small ribosomal subunit protein eS21-like, whose protein sequence is MQNDASKFVDLYVARKCSASNRIIGAKDHASIQMNVAEVDRVTGRFNSQFKIYAICGAIRRMGESDDSILRLAKADGIVSKNF, encoded by the coding sequence ATGCAGAACGACGCCAGCAAGTTCGTGGACCTGTACGTGGCGCGGAAATGCTCCGCGAGCAACCGCATTATTGGTGCCAAGGACCACGCATCCATCCAGATGAATGTGGCCGAGGTTGACAGGGTCACAGGCCGGTTTAATAGCCAGTTTAAAATCTATGCTATCTGTGGGGCCATTCGAAGGATGGGTGAATCAGATGACTCTATTCTCCGATTGGCTAAGGCTGATGGAATTGTCTCAAAGAACTTTTGA